One part of the Mangrovibacillus cuniculi genome encodes these proteins:
- a CDS encoding NAD(P)-dependent oxidoreductase, with product MKVALFGATGRVGQLVHQKLGDANVEVTALVRDPSRLHSPAKTIVGDARNYEKIVETLQDADAVISCLSTDKSDVLSDVTPKLIRAMKHAHLQRIITIGTAGILQSREEPRKLRFQTDESKRGLTRASLEHEKAWQALLLSNLDWTIVCPTYLPDGEEKGTYRVEENFLPLDGKLISTADTANFVCEVFKKQLHSKKRVGISY from the coding sequence ATGAAAGTTGCTTTATTCGGAGCGACAGGTAGAGTAGGTCAATTAGTACATCAAAAACTAGGAGATGCAAATGTCGAAGTTACAGCGTTAGTTCGGGATCCATCGAGATTACATTCTCCAGCTAAAACCATTGTAGGTGACGCTAGGAACTACGAAAAAATTGTGGAAACACTTCAAGATGCTGATGCAGTTATTTCCTGTTTAAGCACAGATAAATCAGATGTCCTAAGTGATGTGACACCAAAGCTAATACGTGCAATGAAGCACGCTCACCTTCAACGCATCATTACGATTGGAACAGCTGGGATCTTACAATCACGCGAAGAGCCTCGCAAGTTGCGCTTTCAAACAGACGAATCCAAAAGAGGATTAACTAGAGCATCCCTCGAACATGAAAAAGCCTGGCAAGCACTCCTTTTGTCAAATTTAGACTGGACAATTGTTTGTCCTACCTATTTACCAGATGGAGAAGAAAAAGGAACATACCGTGTAGAAGAAAACTTTCTTCCCCTAGATGGAAAATTGATTTCCACAGCTGATACAGCCAATTTTGTTTGTGAAGTGTTTAAAAAACAATTGCATTCCAAAAAAAGAGTAGGCATCTCGTATTAG